A section of the Lathamus discolor isolate bLatDis1 chromosome 6, bLatDis1.hap1, whole genome shotgun sequence genome encodes:
- the RPL27A gene encoding large ribosomal subunit protein uL15 — translation MPSRLRKTRKLRGHVSHGHGRVGKHRKHPGGRGNAGGMHHHRINFDKYHPGYFGKVGMRHYHLKRNQKFCPTVNLDKLWTLVSEQTRLNYAKNEAGLAPVIDVVRSGYYKVLGKGKLPKQPVIVKAKFFSRRAEEKIKEVGGACVLVA, via the exons ATG CCTTCCAGGCTAAGGAAGACCCGGAAGCTGAGGGGACATGTTAGCCACGGCCACGGCCGCGTTG gcAAACATAGGAAACATCCAGGAGGACGTGGTAATGCTGGTGGTATGCACCACCACAGGATTAACTTTGACAAATA TCACCCTGGTTACTTTGGAAAAGTAGGCATGAGGCACTATCACTTGAAGAGAAACCAAAAGTTCTGTCCTACTGTCAATTTGGATAAACTATGGACGCTGGTCAGTGAACAGACAAGGCTCAATTATGCCAAAAATGAGGCTGGATTGGCCCCAGTCATTGATGTTGTGCGCTCG GGCTACTACAAAGTCTTGGGCAAAGGGAAGCTGCCCAAGCAGCCTGTGATTGTAAAAGCAAAGTTCTTCAGTagaagagcagaggagaagaTCAAAGAAGTTGGTGGTGCCTGTGTGCTTGTTGCATAA